One genomic window of Cyprinus carpio isolate SPL01 chromosome B8, ASM1834038v1, whole genome shotgun sequence includes the following:
- the LOC122138292 gene encoding uncharacterized protein LOC122138292 yields the protein MINKGYAEQLPTQQLKGDSGKVWYIPHHGVRHPRKRNLRVVFDCGAAFKGTSLNQVLLQGPNFTSTLLGVLLRFRQESVAVMGDIQAMFHQVRVAEEDRDFLRFLWWQNGVFTKEVSVFRMTVHLFGAVSSPSCAAFALRKTADDHQCEFHEEVVQTLKENFYVDDCLKSVASEEEAVSLVQDLSNLCQQGGFNLTKWISNKRTVLQTLPEECRAKEWKELDLDKDSLPVERALGLLWCAETDSFKFKLEIQEKSCTRRGMLSVSSSVYDQFGILGPVVLPAKIMLQELCRRNFGWDETVPYEILCGWTRWLKELNALSEFKFERCVKPMSWGFYIHAQLHHFSDASEQGYGTVTYLRIQNSNSDIHVSFLMGKARVTPLKAITVPRLELTAAVLAVRVDLMLKKELRLQLQESVFWTDSTSVLKYVMNEDKRFHTFVANRVSIIREATETSQWRYVGTKENPADYASRGRRAGDFIKNNRWIEGPKFLYKPEEDWPVNMVDTAVGVEDLEVKKEASVNVVNTQGSLKGTNRLMAYFSDWRRLRVSVAWLLKLKRMLLRRICKRRVRYC from the coding sequence ATGATTAATAAAGGCTATGCAGAGCAATTGCCCACTCAGCAGCTGAAAGGAGACAGCGGCAAGGTGTGGTATATTCCTCACCATGGTGTACGTCATCCCAGGAAGAGGAACCTGCGGGTGGTTTTTGATTGTGGTGCGGCCTTCAAAGGAACATCATTAAATCAAGTCCTTCTGCAAGGTCCCAATTTTACAAGTACATTGCTTGGTGTTCTCCTAAGGTTTAGGCAGGAGTCGGTAGCTGTCATGGGAGACATACAGGCAATGTTTCATCAGGTTAGAGTGGCAGAAGAGGACCGAGATTTCCTCCGTTTCTTGTGGTGGCAGAACGGAGTTTTTACAAAAGAAGTGTCAGTGTTTCGCATGACTGTCCATCTTTTTGGGGCTGTCTCCTCTCCAAGTTGCGCTGCCTTTGCGTTGCGAAAAACAGCAGATGATCATCAATGTGAATTCCATGAGGAGGTTGTTCAGACTCTCAAAGAGAATTTTTACGTAGATGATTGCCTTAAGAGTGTGGCATCTGAAGAGGAAGCAGTTTCTTTAGTTCAAGATCTTTCCAATCTCTGTCAGCAAGGAGGTTTTAATCTGACAAAATGGATAAGCAACAAGCGCACTGTCCTGCAAACCCTTCCTGAGGAGTGTCGAGCCAAGGAGTGGAAAGAGCTGGATCTGGACAAGGACAGCTTGCCTGTTGAGAGAGCTCTTGGTTTGTTGTGGTGTGCGGAAACTGACTCATTTAAGTTCAAATTGGAGATTCAGGAGAAGTCTTGCACAAGACGTGGAATGTTGTCAGTGTCCAGTTCGGTATACGATCAATTTGGGATTTTGGGACCAGTAGTGTTACCTGCTAAGATCATGCTACAGGAGCTATGCCGGAGGAACTTTGGATGGGATGAGACTGTGCCCTATGAGATATTGTGTGGTTGGACACGGTGGTTGAAGGAACTTAATGCACTCTCTGAATTCAAGTTTGAGAGATGCGTTAAGCCCATGAGTTGGGGTTTCTACATACATGCGCAGCTTCATCATTTTTCAGATGCAAGCGAACAGGGATATGGCACAGTCACTTACCTTAGAATCCAGAATAGCAACAGTGACATTCATGTGTCCTTCCTCATGGGCAAGGCTCGAGTAACACCTTTAAAGGCTATCACTGTTCCCCGCTTGGAGCTAACTGCAGCTGTTCTTGCTGTCCGTGTTGATCTGATGCTAAAGAAAGAGCTGAGGCTCCAGTTGCAAGAATCAGTCTTCTGGACAGACAGCACATCTGTACTCAAGTATGTCATGAATGAGGACAAGCGGTTTCATACTTTTGTTGCCAACAGAGTTTCCATCATCAGGGAAGCCACAGAGACATCACAGTGGCGATATGTTGGCACAAAGGAGAATCCAGCTGACTATGCATCCAGAGGAAGGAGGGCTGGAGATTTTATCAAGAACAACAGATGGATAGAAGGACCCAAGTTTCTGTACAAACCAGAAGAGGATTGGCCTGTAAATATGGTGGACACTGCAGTAGGGGTTGAGGACCTAGAGGTCAAGAAGGAAGCCTCTGTCAATGTGGTAAATACTCAAGGCTCACTGAAGGGTACAAATAGGTTGATGGCTTACTTTTCAGATTGGAGGAGACTGCGAGTATCAGTTGCCTGGTTGCTTAAGTTGAAGAGGATGTTGTTGAGAAGGATTTGCAAGAGAAGAGTCAGATACTGCTGA